A single Lactuca sativa cultivar Salinas chromosome 8, Lsat_Salinas_v11, whole genome shotgun sequence DNA region contains:
- the LOC111892725 gene encoding protein ALP1-like yields MSSSSSSEEFQTIFDTAIACVQMAEQTYNVVCNNATASSQQRTRRYIYKNREEANQCLVQDYFAENATYQGYYFRRRFRILKGLFECIVEDVTRECIFFQQRYDARGTLGFTPLQKCTTALRQLAYGIPPDALDESFKMSARIARDSLHFFCKTVIQFYGPKYLRKPTRNDILQLQAHHASVHGFHGMLGSLDCLHWAWENCPTAYHGQFTRGDHGHPTIILEAVASQDMWIWHAYFGFPGLINDINVLNRSPIFNNIYDGSASDSSFQVRGTPYKYGYYLVDGIYPEYVVFVKSFSAPHGSRRKKFKRAQERARKNVERAFGALKKRWFILKKPAAYLGKEKLQEIMYTGIILHNMIIEDEGRAICAFDEEETIPETQPI; encoded by the coding sequence atgtcatcttcttcatcttctgaagaATTTCAGACTATTTTTGATACCGCTATTGCGTGTGTTCAAATGGCGGAACAAACATACAACGTTGTATGTAACAACGCAACTGCAAGTTCTCAACAGAGAACACGAAGATATATTTACAAAAATCGTGAAGAAGCCAACCAATGTTTGGTGCAAGACTATTTTGCAGAGAATGCCACTTACCAAGGGTATTATTTTCGTAGGCGCTTCAGAATACTCAAAGGTTTATTCGAATGTATAGTTGAAGATGTAACGAGGGAGTGCATTTTTTTCCAACAACGTTACGATGCTAGAGGTACACTCGGTTTCACTCCCTTACAAAAATGCACGACCGCACTTCGTCAGTTAGCATATGGCATTCCGCCTGATGCGTTAGACGAAAGTTTTAAGATGTCTGCTAGGATAGCACGAGACAGTCTCCATTTTTTCTGCAAAACTGTGATTCAGTTTTATGGTCCAAAGTATTTACGTAAGCCTACACGTAATGACATCCTGCAATTGCAAGCTCATCATGCTAGTGTGCATGGGTTTCATGGAATGCTAGGAAGCTTAGATTGTCTCCATTGGGCATGGGAAAATTGCCCTACAGCATATCATGGGCAATTTACCCGAGGTGATCATGGTCACCCAACGATCATACTTGAAGCAGTTGCATCACAAGATATGTGGATTTGGCATGCTTATTTTGGTTTTCCTGGTTTGATTAACGACATCAACGTTCTTAACCGTTCACCAATATTTAACAACATATACGATGGATCCGCATCAGATTCTTCTTTTCAAGTGCGTGGAACGCCATATAAGTATGGCTATTATCTGGTCGATGGAATCTATCCTGAGTATGTTGTGTTTGTTAAATCGTTTTCAGCTCCACATGGTTCTAGACGAAAGAAATTCAAGAGAGCTCAAGAAAGAGCTAGGAAGAATGTTGAGCGTGCTTTTGGAGCTCTGAAGAAACGGTGGTTCATATTGAAAAAACCAGCAGCTTATTTGGGCAAGGAAAAACTTCAAGAAATCATGTATACAGGTATTATATTGCATAACATGATTATTGAAGATGAAGGAAGAGCGATATGTGCGTTTGACGAGGAAGAAACCATACCAGAGACACAACCAATATAA